One Streptomyces lincolnensis genomic region harbors:
- the nudC gene encoding NAD(+) diphosphatase gives MTTWTDHTADRPISLTAPSGIDRAAHHRLDEAWLAAAWSHPTTRCFVVSGGQVLIDETADGRTELVMTAAFEAPLTEAHRYFLGIDEDGVRYFAVQKDALPGRIDQSARPAGLREAGLLLSPREIGLMVHAVGLENWQRTHRFCSRCGERTVIAAAGHIRRCQACGAEHYPRTDPAVIMAVTDEDDRILLGRQVHWPEGRFSTLAGFVEPGESIEQTVRREVFEEAGVTIGQVEYIASQPWPFPSSLMLGFMARATSTDIDVDGDEIHEARWFSRDELRAAFDSGEVLPPYGISIAARLIELWYGKPLPTRSFV, from the coding sequence GTGACCACCTGGACCGACCACACCGCCGATCGCCCCATCTCGCTCACCGCCCCGAGCGGCATCGACCGGGCCGCCCACCACCGGCTCGACGAGGCCTGGCTCGCGGCGGCGTGGAGCCACCCCACCACCCGCTGCTTCGTGGTCTCCGGCGGCCAGGTCCTCATCGACGAGACGGCGGACGGCCGTACCGAACTCGTCATGACCGCGGCCTTCGAGGCCCCCCTGACCGAGGCGCACCGCTACTTCCTCGGCATCGACGAGGACGGCGTGCGCTACTTCGCCGTTCAGAAGGACGCGCTGCCCGGCCGTATCGACCAGTCCGCGCGCCCGGCGGGTCTGCGGGAGGCCGGTCTGCTGCTGTCGCCGCGCGAGATCGGCCTGATGGTGCACGCGGTCGGTCTGGAGAACTGGCAGCGCACGCACCGCTTCTGCTCACGCTGCGGCGAGCGCACGGTCATCGCGGCGGCCGGTCACATCCGCCGCTGCCAGGCCTGCGGCGCCGAGCACTACCCGCGCACCGACCCCGCCGTGATCATGGCCGTCACCGACGAGGACGACCGCATACTGCTGGGCCGCCAGGTCCACTGGCCCGAGGGCCGCTTCTCGACACTGGCCGGCTTCGTCGAGCCCGGCGAGTCCATCGAGCAGACGGTGCGCCGCGAGGTCTTCGAGGAGGCCGGCGTCACCATCGGCCAGGTCGAGTACATCGCCAGCCAGCCCTGGCCGTTCCCCTCCAGCCTGATGCTCGGCTTCATGGCCCGCGCCACCTCGACCGACATCGACGTCGACGGCGACGAGATCCACGAGGCCCGCTGGTTCTCCCGCGACGAACTGCGCGCCGCCTTCGACTCCGGCGAGGTCCTCCCGCCCTACGGCATCTCCATCGCGGCCCGCCTCATCGAACTCTGGTACGGCAAGCCCCTGCCGACGAGAAGCTTCGTCTGA
- a CDS encoding mycoredoxin, which translates to MPGTVTMYSTTWCGYCRRLKGQMDREGIAYKEINIEQDPESAAFVEKANGGNQTVPTVLFPDGSTLTNPSLAQVKQKIGA; encoded by the coding sequence ATGCCGGGCACTGTGACGATGTACAGCACCACGTGGTGCGGCTACTGCCGTCGGCTGAAGGGCCAGATGGACCGCGAGGGCATCGCGTACAAGGAGATCAACATCGAGCAGGATCCGGAGTCCGCCGCATTCGTCGAGAAGGCGAACGGCGGCAACCAGACGGTCCCGACCGTGCTGTTCCCGGACGGCTCGACGCTCACGAACCCCTCGCTGGCGCAGGTGAAGCAGAAGATCGGCGCGTAG
- a CDS encoding ATP-dependent helicase translates to MPARITDPDQLKELLGIPFTPEQTACITAPPAPQVIVAGAGSGKTTVMAARVVWLVGTGQVAPEQVLGLTFTNKAAGELAERVRKALIKAGVTDPDVIDPDNPPGEPVISTYHAFAGRLLADHGLRIGLEPTSRLLADATRFQLAARVLREAPGPYPALTRSFADLVSDLLALDAELAEHLVRPGTLQSYDVELLRTLEGVRLTNDALRKVPEAAAARRELAGLVVRYRAAKRERDLLDFGDQIALSAQLAQIPEVGRVLREEFRVVLLDEYQDTSVAQRILLAGLFGGGTGHPVTAVGDPCQAIYGWRGASVANLDDFPEHFAHADGRSATRQSLSENRRSGGRLLDLANGLAEPLRALHAGVEALRPAPGAERDGLVRCALLRTHAEEIDWIADSVAHLVGTGKAPGEIAVLCRTATDFAGIQGALVARDVPVEVVGLSGLLHLPEIADLVAVCEVLQDPGANASLVRLLTGPRWRIGPRDLALLGRRARFLVSHARVDGDDPDRRLAEAVEGVDPSEVISLADALDTFLETPFYGTDAEGDDDGLPFSPDARVRFARLAAELRDLRRSLADPLMDVLHRVLTVTGLEVELSASPHALAARRRETLSNFLDVAASFAAGDGEATLLAFLGFLRTAAQYEKGLDNALPGGENTVKVLTAHKSKGLEWDVVAVPGLVTGTFPSTQGREKWTAQGKVLPHDLRGDAETLPDVTSWDSRGLKAFQEAMKDHQHTEELRLGYVTFTRPRSLLLGSGHWWGPTQKKPRGPSDFLRELYDHCAAGYGEIEAWADEPAEGEENPVLHQESADQVWPLPLDDTALARRRAAAETVLAHLEDLAASHTDTHPAATHSPDTYDDPDWPTPPDEEEPPYGEPPYGEPPHEDEAFPEAFEDAADAADSADHAGPDDPEFSEDPGHDDWDTWTTARPAVPHQATAPDTNGHAGAPEGPRAHPTEPDTRPAPPRAREDRPTRLTPEEARTLASWDRDLDALTGELLRAREGVTDVLLPSSLTASQLMSLAADPDGFAQELARPMPRPPQPAARRGTRFHAWVESRFEELTLPMLEPEELPGSEAEIADERDLEALKDAFERTEYARRTPYRVEAPFQLEIAGRVIRGRIDAVYKEGDGAETTYEIVDWKTNRTRTADPLQLAVYRLAWAEQRGVPPQSVTATFLYVRSGEVVRPDDLPDRAALERLLLAEPGGEEPHDEDVGAGR, encoded by the coding sequence ATGCCCGCCCGTATCACCGATCCCGATCAGCTCAAGGAGCTCCTCGGTATCCCGTTCACCCCGGAGCAGACGGCCTGCATCACCGCGCCGCCCGCACCGCAGGTGATCGTGGCCGGAGCGGGGTCGGGCAAGACGACGGTGATGGCGGCCCGCGTGGTCTGGCTGGTCGGCACCGGCCAGGTCGCCCCCGAACAGGTGCTCGGGCTGACGTTCACCAACAAGGCCGCCGGCGAACTCGCCGAGCGGGTGCGCAAGGCGCTGATCAAGGCGGGCGTCACCGACCCCGATGTCATCGACCCGGACAATCCCCCGGGCGAACCGGTGATCTCGACCTACCACGCCTTCGCGGGCCGCCTGCTGGCCGACCACGGCCTGCGCATCGGCCTGGAGCCGACCTCCCGGCTGCTCGCCGACGCCACCCGTTTCCAGCTCGCCGCCCGGGTGCTGCGCGAGGCACCGGGGCCCTACCCGGCCCTCACCCGCTCCTTCGCCGACCTGGTCAGCGACCTCCTCGCGCTGGACGCCGAACTCGCCGAACACCTGGTCCGGCCCGGGACCCTCCAGTCGTACGACGTCGAGCTGCTGCGCACCCTGGAGGGCGTCAGGCTCACCAACGACGCCCTGCGCAAGGTCCCCGAGGCGGCCGCCGCCCGCCGTGAACTCGCGGGCCTGGTGGTCCGCTACCGCGCCGCCAAGCGCGAACGCGATCTGCTCGACTTCGGCGACCAGATCGCCCTGTCCGCCCAGCTCGCGCAGATCCCCGAGGTGGGCCGCGTCCTGCGGGAGGAGTTCCGCGTGGTGCTCCTCGACGAGTACCAGGACACGTCCGTGGCCCAACGCATCCTCCTGGCGGGCCTGTTCGGGGGCGGCACCGGACATCCGGTCACCGCCGTCGGCGACCCCTGCCAGGCCATCTACGGCTGGCGGGGCGCCTCGGTCGCCAACCTCGACGACTTCCCGGAGCACTTCGCCCACGCCGACGGGCGCTCCGCCACCCGCCAGTCGCTCAGCGAGAACCGCCGCAGCGGCGGCCGCCTCCTGGACCTCGCCAACGGCCTCGCCGAGCCCCTGCGCGCCCTGCACGCGGGCGTGGAGGCCCTGCGCCCCGCGCCCGGCGCCGAACGCGACGGACTGGTGCGCTGCGCCCTGCTGCGCACCCACGCCGAGGAGATCGACTGGATCGCCGACTCCGTCGCGCACCTCGTGGGGACCGGGAAGGCGCCCGGTGAGATCGCCGTCCTGTGCCGTACCGCCACCGACTTCGCCGGGATCCAGGGCGCGCTCGTCGCCCGGGACGTGCCCGTCGAGGTCGTCGGTCTCTCCGGTCTGCTGCACCTGCCCGAGATCGCCGACCTGGTCGCCGTCTGCGAGGTCCTCCAGGACCCCGGAGCCAACGCCTCCCTGGTCCGCCTGCTGACCGGACCGCGCTGGCGCATCGGCCCGCGCGACCTCGCCCTCCTGGGACGCCGCGCCCGGTTCCTGGTGTCCCACGCGCGCGTGGACGGCGACGACCCCGACCGCCGCCTCGCCGAGGCCGTCGAGGGGGTCGACCCCTCCGAGGTGATATCGCTCGCGGACGCCCTCGACACGTTCCTGGAGACACCCTTCTACGGCACGGACGCGGAAGGGGACGACGACGGGCTGCCCTTCTCCCCGGACGCGCGCGTGCGGTTCGCCCGCCTGGCCGCCGAACTGCGCGACCTGCGCCGCTCGCTGGCCGACCCCCTGATGGACGTCCTGCACCGCGTCCTGACCGTCACCGGCCTGGAGGTCGAGCTCTCGGCGTCCCCGCACGCCCTGGCCGCCCGCCGTCGCGAGACCCTGTCGAACTTCCTCGACGTCGCCGCCTCGTTCGCGGCCGGCGACGGCGAGGCCACCCTGCTGGCCTTCCTGGGCTTCCTGCGCACCGCCGCCCAGTACGAGAAGGGCCTCGACAACGCCCTCCCGGGCGGCGAGAACACCGTCAAGGTGCTCACCGCGCACAAGTCCAAGGGTCTGGAATGGGACGTGGTGGCCGTCCCCGGCCTGGTCACCGGCACGTTCCCCAGCACGCAGGGCCGCGAGAAGTGGACCGCCCAGGGCAAGGTGCTCCCGCACGACCTGCGCGGCGACGCCGAGACCCTGCCCGACGTCACCTCCTGGGACTCCCGCGGCCTGAAGGCCTTCCAGGAGGCCATGAAGGACCACCAGCACACCGAGGAACTCCGCCTCGGCTACGTCACCTTCACCCGCCCCCGCTCACTCCTCCTCGGCTCCGGCCACTGGTGGGGCCCCACCCAGAAGAAGCCGCGCGGTCCGTCCGACTTCCTGCGGGAGCTGTACGACCACTGCGCGGCGGGCTACGGCGAGATCGAGGCCTGGGCCGACGAACCGGCCGAGGGCGAGGAGAACCCCGTCCTGCACCAGGAGTCCGCCGACCAGGTGTGGCCCCTGCCGCTGGACGACACCGCCCTGGCCCGGCGCCGGGCGGCCGCCGAGACGGTCCTCGCCCACCTGGAGGACCTCGCCGCCTCCCACACCGACACCCACCCGGCGGCCACCCACAGTCCGGACACCTACGACGACCCGGACTGGCCGACACCTCCCGACGAGGAGGAGCCGCCGTACGGAGAACCGCCTTACGGGGAGCCGCCCCACGAGGACGAGGCGTTCCCGGAGGCCTTCGAAGACGCGGCGGACGCGGCAGACTCCGCAGATCACGCGGGCCCCGACGACCCCGAGTTCTCCGAGGATCCCGGGCACGACGACTGGGACACCTGGACGACGGCCCGCCCGGCCGTCCCGCACCAGGCCACAGCCCCGGACACGAACGGCCACGCGGGTGCGCCCGAGGGTCCGCGCGCCCACCCCACGGAGCCCGACACCCGACCCGCACCACCCCGCGCTCGGGAGGACCGGCCCACCCGCCTCACCCCGGAGGAGGCCCGCACCCTCGCCTCCTGGGACCGCGACCTCGACGCCCTCACCGGCGAGCTCCTGCGCGCCCGCGAAGGCGTCACCGACGTCCTCCTGCCCTCGTCGCTGACCGCGTCCCAGCTGATGAGCCTGGCCGCCGATCCCGACGGCTTCGCCCAGGAGCTGGCCCGCCCGATGCCCCGCCCGCCGCAGCCCGCCGCCCGTCGCGGCACCCGCTTCCACGCCTGGGTCGAGTCCCGCTTCGAGGAACTCACCCTGCCCATGCTGGAGCCGGAGGAACTGCCCGGAAGCGAGGCCGAGATCGCCGACGAACGCGACCTGGAAGCCCTCAAGGACGCCTTCGAACGCACCGAGTACGCCCGGCGCACGCCCTACCGCGTCGAGGCGCCCTTCCAGCTGGAGATCGCGGGACGGGTGATCCGGGGACGTATCGACGCCGTCTACAAGGAGGGCGACGGCGCGGAGACGACGTACGAGATCGTCGACTGGAAGACCAACCGCACCCGCACCGCCGACCCGCTCCAGCTCGCCGTCTACCGGCTCGCCTGGGCCGAGCAGCGGGGCGTGCCCCCGCAGTCGGTCACGGCCACCTTCCTGTACGTGCGCAGCGGCGAGGTCGTCCGGCCCGACGACCTGCCGGACCGTGCGGCCCTGGAGCGGCTCCTGCTGGCGGAGCCGGGGGGTGAGGAACCGCACGACGAGGATGTCGGTGCGGGCCGATAG
- a CDS encoding ATP-dependent helicase, which translates to MSSSSSTRRLSHSQVRQGNRGAYRLVRTPPARPDPPRLDAAQRSVVDHRTGPLLVLAGPGTGKTTTLVESVAARIARGGDPARVLVLTFSRKAAVELRDRMALRTGGARAPQATTFHSFCYALVRAHQDSDLFVEPLRLLSGPEQDVAVRELLAGQPDLERLGLAHVRWPDELRACLTTRGFADEVRAVLARSRELGLGPDALDAFARRIGRPDWRAAAAFLAEYLDVLDLQGVLDYAELVHRAVLLAHRPEVAARLAEQYDVVFVDEYQDTDPAQVRLLHALAGGGRTLVAFGDPDQSIYAFRGADVNGILEFPRDFPRADGRPAPVEVLRTSRRSGAALLTATRLLTQRMPLTRLPADKVRAHRELAPVRDGGRVEVYTYPTPGTELDNIADILRRAHLEDGVPWGDMAVLVRAGSRTIPTVRRALTAAGVPLDIDGDDLPLRHEPAVAPLLTALRAVATAETADTTGAEEASAEDASAEEAVERDAEAVRVEEGAVASAVEGTTEDVGAEDVGAEGPPPDTDEPRSDTSWLDTETALSLLVSPLAGMDAADLRRLGRALRDEERAAGNPLPPPSDELLARALAEPERLAVHDPAYARGAQRLGALLRKARERLAGGGTAEEALWDLWEGTPWPARLERAARRGGAAGRNADRDLDAVCALFATAARAEERTGGRGALNFLGEIDAEDIAADTLTRRAVRPDAVRLMTAHRSKGLQWRLVVVAGVQEGLWPDLRRRGSLLEADRIGRDGLAEPLTPGALLAEERRLFYVAATRARERLVVTAVKAPADDGDQPSRFLTELGVEPRDVTGRPRRPLSVAALVAELRATTVDPRVSQTLREAAARRLARLAALADEDGRPLVPSAHPYRWWGMFEPTESKVPLRNRDQPVVLSGSALDQLANTCALQWFLGREVKADAPATAAQGFGNVVHVLADEVASGHSPADLAVLMERLDSVWNALAFDAPWKSDQEKANARVALERFLKWHVMDRTGRTPVASEHDFDVTLEAGDVEVRIRGQMDRVETDGEGRAYVVDFKTGKQSVSSAEVEHHPQLAVYQLAVREGAVDEAFDGVRPEPGGAELVQLRQGAAKRDGGETLPKVQAQDPLKGGAGEAGEWVGDLLATAAGKVLDERFTPSAGQHCTHCAFRASCSAQPEGRHVVE; encoded by the coding sequence GTGAGCTCCTCTTCCTCCACCAGGCGCCTGTCGCACTCCCAGGTGCGACAGGGGAACCGTGGCGCTTACCGACTGGTGCGTACCCCGCCGGCCCGTCCGGACCCCCCTCGTCTGGACGCCGCACAGCGCTCCGTGGTTGACCACCGCACCGGCCCCCTGCTCGTTCTCGCAGGTCCGGGCACCGGGAAGACCACCACACTCGTCGAGTCGGTGGCGGCGCGAATCGCCCGGGGCGGTGACCCCGCGCGCGTGCTCGTGCTGACGTTCAGCCGCAAGGCGGCCGTCGAACTGCGCGACCGCATGGCGTTGCGCACCGGAGGAGCGCGCGCGCCCCAGGCGACCACCTTCCACTCGTTCTGCTACGCCCTGGTCCGCGCCCATCAGGACAGCGACCTGTTCGTGGAGCCGCTGCGGCTGCTGTCCGGCCCCGAACAGGACGTCGCCGTACGCGAGCTGCTCGCGGGCCAGCCCGACCTGGAGCGGCTCGGCCTCGCGCACGTGCGCTGGCCGGACGAACTGCGCGCCTGTCTGACCACCCGCGGCTTCGCCGACGAGGTCCGCGCGGTCCTCGCCCGCAGCCGCGAACTGGGCCTCGGCCCCGACGCCCTGGATGCCTTCGCCCGCCGCATCGGCCGTCCCGACTGGCGTGCCGCGGCCGCCTTCCTCGCCGAGTATCTGGACGTCCTCGACCTTCAGGGCGTGCTCGACTACGCCGAGCTGGTCCACCGCGCGGTCCTGCTCGCCCACCGCCCCGAGGTCGCCGCACGGCTCGCCGAGCAGTACGACGTCGTCTTCGTCGACGAGTACCAGGACACCGACCCGGCGCAGGTACGACTGCTGCACGCCCTCGCCGGCGGCGGTCGCACCCTGGTCGCCTTCGGCGACCCCGACCAGTCGATCTACGCCTTCCGCGGTGCCGACGTGAACGGCATCCTGGAGTTCCCGCGGGACTTCCCGCGCGCGGACGGCCGCCCCGCCCCCGTCGAGGTGCTGCGCACCTCCCGCCGCTCCGGCGCCGCGCTGCTCACCGCGACGCGGCTGCTGACCCAGCGCATGCCGCTGACCCGTCTCCCCGCCGACAAGGTGCGCGCCCACCGGGAGCTGGCCCCTGTACGGGACGGTGGCCGCGTCGAGGTCTACACGTACCCGACCCCCGGCACCGAGCTGGACAACATCGCCGACATCCTGCGCCGGGCGCACCTGGAGGACGGCGTCCCCTGGGGCGATATGGCCGTCCTGGTCCGCGCCGGGTCCCGCACCATCCCGACGGTCCGCCGCGCGCTCACCGCGGCCGGCGTCCCCCTGGACATCGACGGCGACGACCTGCCGCTGCGCCACGAACCGGCCGTGGCGCCCCTGCTGACGGCCCTACGGGCGGTGGCGACGGCGGAGACGGCAGACACGACGGGGGCGGAGGAGGCCTCGGCGGAGGATGCGTCGGCGGAGGAGGCCGTCGAACGGGACGCCGAAGCCGTACGCGTCGAGGAAGGTGCCGTAGCAAGTGCCGTAGAAGGCACAACGGAGGACGTAGGCGCAGAGGACGTAGGCGCCGAGGGGCCCCCTCCCGACACGGACGAGCCACGATCCGACACCTCCTGGCTCGACACCGAAACCGCCCTGAGCCTGCTCGTCTCCCCCCTCGCCGGCATGGACGCCGCCGACCTGCGCCGCCTCGGCCGGGCTCTGCGGGACGAGGAGCGGGCCGCCGGGAACCCCCTGCCGCCGCCCTCGGACGAACTGCTCGCGCGGGCGCTGGCCGAACCGGAGCGGCTGGCCGTGCACGACCCCGCCTACGCGCGGGGCGCCCAGCGGCTCGGCGCGCTGCTCAGGAAGGCCCGCGAGCGCCTCGCCGGCGGCGGTACGGCCGAGGAGGCGCTGTGGGACCTGTGGGAGGGCACGCCGTGGCCCGCGCGCCTGGAGCGGGCGGCCCGGCGCGGTGGTGCGGCCGGGCGCAACGCGGATCGCGATCTCGACGCCGTGTGCGCGCTGTTCGCGACCGCCGCGCGCGCGGAGGAGCGCACCGGGGGCCGGGGCGCCCTCAACTTCCTGGGGGAGATCGACGCCGAGGACATCGCCGCCGACACCCTCACCCGGCGTGCCGTGCGCCCCGATGCCGTCCGCCTGATGACCGCACACCGCTCCAAGGGGCTCCAGTGGCGCCTGGTGGTCGTCGCGGGCGTCCAGGAGGGCCTGTGGCCGGATCTGCGCCGCCGGGGCTCCCTCCTGGAGGCCGACCGCATCGGCCGGGACGGACTCGCCGAACCGCTCACCCCGGGCGCGCTGCTCGCCGAGGAGCGCCGCCTGTTCTACGTGGCCGCCACGCGCGCGCGTGAGCGACTCGTCGTCACGGCGGTGAAGGCCCCGGCCGACGACGGCGATCAGCCCTCCCGCTTCCTGACCGAACTCGGCGTCGAACCCAGGGACGTCACCGGCCGCCCCCGTCGCCCGCTGTCCGTGGCAGCCCTCGTCGCCGAACTTCGCGCCACCACGGTCGACCCGCGCGTCTCGCAGACGCTTCGGGAGGCAGCGGCCCGCCGGCTGGCCCGCCTCGCCGCGCTCGCCGACGAGGACGGCCGCCCCCTGGTGCCCTCCGCCCACCCCTACCGCTGGTGGGGCATGTTCGAGCCGACCGAGTCGAAGGTGCCACTGCGCAACCGCGACCAGCCCGTCGTGCTCTCCGGCAGCGCCCTGGACCAGCTGGCCAACACCTGCGCCCTCCAGTGGTTCCTGGGCCGCGAGGTGAAGGCCGACGCCCCCGCGACGGCCGCCCAGGGCTTCGGGAACGTCGTGCACGTCCTCGCCGACGAGGTCGCCTCCGGACACTCCCCGGCCGACCTCGCCGTCCTGATGGAACGCCTCGACTCCGTGTGGAACGCGCTCGCCTTCGACGCGCCGTGGAAGTCGGACCAGGAGAAGGCCAACGCGCGCGTGGCACTCGAACGCTTCCTGAAGTGGCACGTCATGGACCGCACCGGACGCACCCCGGTCGCCAGCGAGCACGACTTCGACGTCACCCTCGAAGCGGGCGACGTCGAGGTGCGCATCCGCGGCCAGATGGACCGCGTGGAGACCGACGGCGAGGGCCGCGCCTACGTCGTCGACTTCAAGACGGGCAAACAGTCCGTGAGTTCCGCCGAGGTGGAGCACCACCCGCAGCTCGCCGTCTACCAGCTCGCCGTCCGCGAGGGCGCCGTCGACGAGGCCTTCGACGGCGTGCGCCCGGAGCCCGGCGGCGCCGAACTCGTCCAGCTGCGCCAGGGCGCCGCCAAGCGGGACGGCGGCGAGACCCTGCCCAAGGTGCAGGCGCAGGATCCCCTGAAGGGCGGGGCGGGGGAGGCGGGGGAGTGGGTCGGCGACCTGCTGGCCACGGCCGCAGGCAAGGTCCTGGACGAACGGTTCACACCGAGCGCGGGCCAGCACTGCACGCACTGCGCGTTCCGGGCCTCGTGCAGCGCTCAGCCCGAGGGGCGGCACGTGGTGGAGTGA
- a CDS encoding MGMT family protein, whose product MSEESLPDDSLPDDSPDRPVEPADALPEYAERVLDVAEGIPPGRVMTYGDVAEWLEDGGPRQVGRVMALYGGAVPWWRVVRADGALLPGHELEALGHYRAEGTPLKQASRAAEGHLPRLDMRRARWDGGEGAEGHT is encoded by the coding sequence ATGAGCGAGGAGAGCCTTCCGGACGACAGCCTTCCCGACGACAGCCCCGACCGGCCCGTCGAGCCCGCGGACGCGCTGCCGGAGTACGCCGAGCGGGTCCTCGACGTCGCCGAGGGGATCCCGCCAGGGCGGGTCATGACCTACGGCGACGTCGCCGAGTGGCTGGAGGACGGCGGCCCCCGTCAGGTCGGCCGCGTCATGGCGCTCTACGGAGGCGCCGTTCCGTGGTGGCGCGTCGTCCGCGCGGACGGTGCCCTGCTGCCGGGCCACGAACTGGAGGCGCTCGGCCACTACCGCGCCGAGGGGACGCCCCTGAAGCAGGCGAGCAGGGCCGCCGAGGGCCATCTGCCGCGCCTCGACATGAGACGGGCGCGCTGGGACGGCGGCGAAGGCGCGGAAGGTCACACCTGA
- a CDS encoding dipeptidase, translating to MSQPVDSAVSAVRSYVEQHRAAFLDDLVEWLRIPSVSAQPDHAPDVRRSADWLAAKLRETGFPTAEVWETPGAPAVFADWPCDDPEAPTVLVYGHHDVQPAAREDGWDSEPFEPVVRDNRLYARGAADDKGQVFFHTLGVRAHLATTGRTAPAVHLKLLIEGEEESGSPHFRALVEERANRLAADAVIVSDTGMWAEDTPTVCTGMRGLAECEIRLHGPDQDLHSGSFGGAVPNPATAVARLVAALHDEHARVTVPGFYDGVVELTDQERALFAELPFDEEQWLRTAKSYATHGEAGHTTLERVWARPTAEVNGIGGGYQGPGSKTIIPSSAMVKLSFRLVAGQDPDDIEKIVRAWVEEQVPAGIRCEITFLAATRPCLTPLDHPALQSVVRAMGRAFDRPVRFTREGGSGPAADLQEVLGAPVLFLGISIPSDGWHAPNEKVELDLLLRGVETTAYLWGDLAEHWRHAP from the coding sequence ATGAGCCAGCCCGTTGACAGTGCCGTCAGCGCCGTCCGTTCGTACGTCGAGCAGCACCGTGCCGCCTTCCTCGACGACCTCGTCGAATGGCTGCGCATCCCGTCCGTGTCGGCCCAGCCCGACCACGCGCCCGACGTACGCCGCAGCGCCGACTGGCTCGCCGCCAAACTCCGGGAGACCGGCTTCCCCACCGCCGAGGTCTGGGAGACGCCGGGCGCCCCGGCCGTCTTCGCCGACTGGCCCTGCGACGACCCCGAGGCACCCACCGTCCTGGTCTACGGCCACCACGACGTACAGCCCGCCGCCCGCGAGGACGGCTGGGACAGCGAGCCCTTCGAGCCCGTCGTCCGCGACAACCGCCTCTACGCGCGCGGGGCGGCCGACGACAAGGGCCAGGTGTTCTTCCACACACTCGGCGTCCGCGCCCACCTCGCCACCACCGGCCGCACCGCCCCGGCCGTGCACCTGAAGCTGCTGATCGAGGGCGAGGAGGAGTCCGGATCCCCGCACTTCCGTGCCCTCGTCGAGGAGCGCGCGAACCGGCTCGCCGCCGACGCGGTCATCGTCTCCGACACCGGCATGTGGGCCGAGGACACCCCGACGGTGTGCACCGGCATGCGCGGCCTCGCCGAGTGCGAGATCCGGCTGCACGGCCCCGACCAGGACCTCCACTCCGGCTCCTTCGGCGGCGCCGTCCCCAACCCGGCCACGGCCGTCGCCCGCCTGGTCGCCGCCCTGCACGACGAGCACGCGCGCGTGACGGTCCCCGGCTTCTACGACGGCGTCGTCGAACTCACCGACCAGGAGCGCGCACTCTTCGCCGAGCTGCCCTTCGACGAGGAGCAGTGGCTGCGTACCGCCAAGTCGTACGCCACCCACGGCGAGGCCGGGCACACCACCCTGGAGCGGGTGTGGGCCCGGCCGACGGCCGAGGTCAACGGCATCGGCGGCGGCTACCAAGGTCCCGGCAGCAAGACGATCATCCCGTCCTCCGCGATGGTGAAGCTCTCCTTCCGGCTGGTCGCGGGACAGGATCCCGACGACATCGAGAAGATCGTCCGCGCCTGGGTCGAGGAGCAGGTGCCCGCCGGGATCCGCTGCGAGATCACGTTCCTCGCCGCCACGCGCCCGTGCCTGACGCCCCTCGACCACCCGGCGCTGCAATCCGTCGTCCGCGCCATGGGCCGCGCCTTCGACAGGCCCGTGCGCTTCACCCGTGAGGGCGGCTCGGGGCCGGCCGCCGACCTCCAGGAGGTCCTCGGCGCTCCCGTGCTGTTCCTCGGCATCTCGATCCCCTCGGACGGCTGGCACGCACCGAACGAGAAGGTCGAGCTCGACCTGCTCCTCAGAGGCGTCGAGACCACCGCGTACCTGTGGGGCGACCTCGCCGAGCACTGGCGCCATGCGCCCTGA